Proteins encoded together in one Corallococcus caeni window:
- a CDS encoding phospholipase D-like domain-containing protein encodes MAILKSAGISGRQHGLAEQIFSRAAGAPLVPGNDVQLLRDARENYPAWLRAIQQAQRSILFENYIIEDDEVGRGFAEALAERARAGVQVRVLYDWLGCLGPASHHYWRSLRDAGVEVRCFNPFQFDRPLAWLGRNHRKTLTVDGEVGFVSGLCVSHKWVGDAQRGVAPWRDTGLEIRGPAVADLVRAFAQGWSTVGPPLDEEGCLSARASTPMGDVALRVVAGVPWSAGLFRVDQLIASLARQRLWLTDAYFVGTATYVQALRAASRDGVDVRLLVPGSSDIPALRPLTQAGYRPLLEAGIRVYEWNGTMLHAKTAVADGTWARVGSSNLNPASWLGNSEIDVAVENAPFAQQMEAMYLQDLEHATEVVLSGKARRLKAAPPLPRSQRGAPGRRGSMSRAAAGAVRLGNTVGAAVTNHRELGRTESKVVFGAGVVPLALAGVALYWPHAVAVPVALLGAWAGIALWSRAVRLRRQEEARASEQQPLPEPEVPPLPAAKPQALPEAPAPRAPEAGPHQP; translated from the coding sequence GTGGCCATCCTGAAGTCAGCGGGCATCAGCGGCCGCCAGCACGGGCTGGCGGAACAGATCTTCTCCCGCGCCGCCGGCGCACCGCTCGTGCCGGGCAACGACGTGCAGCTCCTGCGCGACGCGCGCGAGAACTACCCCGCGTGGCTGCGCGCCATCCAGCAGGCCCAGCGCTCCATCCTCTTCGAGAACTACATCATCGAGGACGACGAGGTGGGCCGCGGCTTCGCGGAGGCGCTGGCCGAGCGCGCCCGTGCCGGCGTACAGGTCCGCGTCCTCTATGACTGGCTGGGCTGCCTGGGCCCCGCGTCCCACCACTACTGGCGCTCCCTGCGCGACGCGGGCGTGGAGGTGCGCTGCTTCAATCCCTTCCAGTTCGACCGGCCCCTGGCGTGGCTGGGCCGCAACCACCGAAAGACGCTCACCGTGGACGGCGAGGTGGGCTTCGTCTCCGGCCTGTGCGTGAGCCACAAGTGGGTGGGCGACGCGCAGAGGGGCGTGGCCCCGTGGCGCGACACCGGCCTGGAGATCCGCGGCCCCGCCGTGGCGGACCTCGTGCGTGCGTTCGCCCAGGGCTGGAGCACCGTGGGGCCTCCCCTGGATGAGGAGGGCTGCCTGTCCGCTCGCGCCTCCACGCCCATGGGCGACGTGGCCCTGCGCGTGGTGGCCGGGGTGCCCTGGAGCGCGGGCCTGTTCCGCGTGGACCAGCTCATCGCGTCGCTCGCGCGCCAGCGGCTGTGGCTCACCGACGCGTACTTCGTGGGCACCGCCACCTATGTCCAGGCGCTCCGGGCCGCGTCGCGCGATGGCGTGGACGTGCGGCTGCTCGTGCCCGGCAGCAGCGACATCCCCGCGCTGCGCCCGCTCACCCAGGCCGGCTACCGCCCCCTGCTGGAGGCCGGCATCCGCGTCTATGAATGGAATGGCACCATGCTCCACGCCAAGACGGCCGTGGCGGATGGCACCTGGGCGCGCGTCGGTTCGTCCAACCTCAACCCCGCGAGCTGGCTGGGAAACTCTGAAATCGACGTCGCCGTGGAGAACGCGCCCTTCGCCCAGCAGATGGAGGCCATGTACCTCCAGGACCTGGAGCACGCGACGGAGGTGGTGCTCAGCGGCAAGGCGCGGCGCTTGAAGGCCGCGCCCCCCCTGCCGCGCTCGCAGCGGGGCGCTCCCGGCCGGCGGGGCAGCATGAGCCGCGCGGCCGCGGGCGCGGTGCGCCTGGGCAACACCGTGGGCGCCGCCGTCACCAACCACCGCGAGCTGGGCCGCACCGAATCCAAGGTCGTCTTCGGCGCGGGCGTGGTGCCCCTGGCGCTCGCGGGCGTGGCCCTCTACTGGCCCCACGCCGTGGCCGTGCCGGTGGCGCTCCTTGGCGCGTGGGCAGGCATCGCCCTGTGGAGCCGGGCCGTGCGCCTGCGCCGCCAGGAAGAAGCCCGGGCCTCCGAACAGCAGCCGCTGCCGGAGCCCGAGGTGCCGCCGCTCCCCGCCGCGAAGCCGCAGGCGCTTCCGGAAGCTCCCGCCCCCCGCGCGCCGGAGGCCGGGCCGCACCAACCCTGA
- a CDS encoding polysaccharide biosynthesis/export family protein, with the protein MGMRRTGFWTVMGMLLLSGCAHQQTLKVDNAEQPYRIGREDVLDVSVWRDQELSRTVPVRPDGFISIPMVGEIQAAGKTPTELAEALKSGLQAYVQEPRVTVIVREVNSSRVFVTGEVAHPGAYPLRGRVSLLQAIALAGGFTDFANSDGIVVIRTDGKGGQIPVRYSDLVSPEGESVILRPGDTVVVP; encoded by the coding sequence ATGGGAATGCGGCGCACGGGGTTCTGGACGGTGATGGGGATGCTCCTCCTGTCGGGTTGTGCTCACCAGCAGACGCTGAAGGTCGACAACGCGGAGCAGCCCTACCGCATCGGCCGCGAGGACGTGCTCGACGTGAGCGTCTGGCGCGATCAGGAGCTGTCGCGCACGGTGCCGGTGCGTCCCGACGGCTTCATCTCCATCCCGATGGTGGGTGAGATTCAGGCTGCGGGCAAGACGCCCACGGAGCTGGCGGAGGCGCTCAAGTCGGGCCTCCAGGCGTATGTGCAGGAGCCGCGCGTGACGGTCATCGTCCGCGAGGTCAACAGCAGCCGCGTCTTCGTGACGGGTGAAGTGGCCCACCCGGGCGCCTACCCGCTGCGCGGCCGCGTGTCGCTGCTGCAGGCCATCGCGCTGGCCGGCGGCTTCACGGACTTCGCCAACTCCGACGGCATCGTCGTCATCCGCACGGACGGCAAGGGCGGGCAGATCCCGGTTCGCTACAGCGACCTGGTCTCCCCCGAAGGCGAGAGCGTCATCCTGCGGCCGGGTGACACCGTCGTCGTCCCGTGA
- a CDS encoding GumC family protein, with translation MERGMTADQMLSALWRRKALVGAIAAAIFVLGAAIVMTRPSIYEASVVVRVEPQRPGEEMVQRTVSELIEQRLVTVRQELLARPVLQKAIEEMNLYPELVSEKGVEAAVEQMRKDLTVRVEGETAFELTYAGRDPQVVAQVANRLPAIFSEETLKIRQTQAARATDLFTEEMVAMGKAVSNWEGKISKFKVDHLGELPEQMEMNMRGLERISAQLQTKSEELRTAEARRSDLARARNAADSEAGRLEAAESGLSRTLTQAKTQWTPDHPEVKRMERELGDISTQRKDAEGRMFAERNERTRVSTLITNIQKDIVDLQKQAEAYQARLNNTPRWAQELAVMNRDYEIARTKYQSVVSRKVEAEIAQELEAKSAKSLFNVISPAGVPSSPARPDRMSGLLIAALVALALGVLTGTVLEMRDDSLRDGTEVRERITLPVLAVVPNMQGKTEKRILMPMAGSKNSVSSPTSLN, from the coding sequence ATGGAGCGTGGGATGACGGCGGACCAGATGCTTTCGGCGCTGTGGCGCCGCAAGGCCCTGGTGGGGGCGATCGCTGCAGCAATCTTCGTGTTGGGCGCGGCCATCGTGATGACCCGCCCGAGCATTTATGAAGCGTCCGTGGTGGTGCGTGTGGAGCCGCAGCGCCCCGGCGAGGAGATGGTCCAGCGCACGGTGAGCGAGCTCATCGAGCAGCGGCTGGTCACCGTCCGCCAGGAGTTGCTGGCGCGGCCGGTGCTCCAGAAGGCCATCGAGGAGATGAACCTCTACCCGGAGCTGGTCTCCGAGAAGGGCGTCGAGGCGGCGGTCGAGCAGATGCGCAAGGACCTCACCGTGCGCGTCGAGGGTGAGACGGCCTTCGAGCTCACCTACGCGGGCCGCGACCCGCAGGTGGTGGCGCAGGTGGCCAACCGGCTGCCGGCCATCTTCTCCGAGGAGACGCTGAAGATCCGCCAGACGCAGGCGGCCCGCGCCACCGACCTCTTCACCGAGGAGATGGTCGCCATGGGCAAGGCCGTGTCGAACTGGGAGGGGAAGATCTCCAAGTTCAAGGTGGACCACCTGGGCGAGCTGCCCGAGCAGATGGAGATGAACATGCGCGGCCTGGAGCGCATCAGCGCCCAGCTGCAGACGAAGTCCGAGGAGCTGCGCACCGCTGAAGCGCGCCGCTCCGACCTGGCCCGCGCCCGCAACGCCGCGGACAGCGAGGCCGGCCGGCTGGAGGCGGCGGAGAGCGGCCTGTCCCGCACCCTCACCCAGGCCAAGACGCAGTGGACGCCGGACCACCCGGAAGTGAAGCGGATGGAGCGTGAGCTGGGCGACATCAGCACCCAGCGCAAGGACGCGGAAGGGCGCATGTTCGCCGAGCGCAACGAGCGCACCCGCGTGTCCACGCTCATCACCAACATCCAGAAGGACATCGTGGACCTCCAGAAGCAGGCCGAGGCGTACCAGGCGCGGCTGAACAACACCCCGCGCTGGGCCCAGGAGCTGGCGGTCATGAACCGGGACTACGAAATCGCCCGCACCAAGTACCAGAGCGTGGTGAGCCGCAAGGTGGAGGCGGAGATCGCCCAGGAGCTGGAGGCCAAGAGCGCCAAGAGCCTGTTCAACGTCATCTCGCCCGCCGGGGTGCCTTCCTCCCCGGCCCGCCCGGACCGCATGAGCGGCCTGCTCATCGCCGCCCTGGTGGCCCTGGCCCTGGGTGTCCTCACCGGCACCGTGCTCGAGATGCGCGACGACAGCCTGCGCGACGGCACCGAGGTCCGCGAGCGCATCACGCTCCCTGTCCTGGCGGTGGTCCCGAACATGCAGGGCAAGACGGAGAAGCGGATCTTGATGCCGATGGCTGGGAGCAAGAACAGCGTCTCCTCGCCGACGTCACTGAATTAA
- a CDS encoding CpsD/CapB family tyrosine-protein kinase, with amino-acid sequence MDSTMERAGNFLPRVDDSAASSNAVDRRVVTLTAPASAAAEQYRTLYYRLERMREQRPMKVVALTSAMPGEGKTVTSVNLALAAARANPERRILLVDADLRRGQVAPTLGMRNKQGLAELLAGECDVRDVVRRFNSTRLAVIPAGATPEESTQVLASARMKQFLKAVREGFDEVYVDLPPTLPFADAAILGHQMDGVLMVIRANVTPSKVVNQAVEQLAGAALVGCVLNGAEVNATPYLKNYVKK; translated from the coding sequence ATGGATTCGACGATGGAGCGGGCCGGTAACTTCCTCCCCCGCGTGGATGACAGCGCGGCTTCCAGCAACGCGGTGGACCGCCGGGTGGTGACGCTCACCGCCCCTGCCTCCGCGGCCGCCGAGCAGTACCGCACCCTGTACTACCGCCTGGAGCGGATGCGCGAGCAGCGTCCGATGAAGGTGGTGGCGCTCACCTCCGCGATGCCCGGCGAGGGCAAGACGGTGACGAGCGTGAACCTGGCCCTGGCCGCCGCCCGGGCGAACCCGGAGCGCCGCATCCTGCTGGTGGACGCGGACCTGCGCCGGGGGCAGGTGGCCCCCACGCTGGGCATGCGCAACAAGCAGGGCCTGGCGGAGCTCCTGGCCGGTGAGTGCGACGTGCGCGACGTGGTGCGCCGCTTCAACTCCACGCGGCTGGCGGTCATCCCCGCCGGCGCCACGCCGGAGGAGAGCACCCAGGTGCTGGCCTCCGCCCGCATGAAGCAGTTCCTCAAGGCGGTGCGCGAGGGCTTCGACGAGGTGTACGTGGACCTGCCGCCCACGCTGCCGTTCGCGGACGCGGCCATCCTGGGCCACCAGATGGACGGCGTGCTGATGGTCATCCGCGCCAACGTCACCCCCTCCAAGGTGGTGAACCAGGCGGTGGAGCAGCTGGCGGGCGCGGCGCTGGTGGGCTGCGTGCTCAACGGCGCGGAAGTGAACGCGACCCCGTACCTGAAGAACTACGTGAAGAAGTAA
- the exoE gene encoding polyisoprenyl-phosphate hexose-1-phosphate transferase ExoE: MLRVFHHYFSAKKLTFFLAESSAIALACVAGAAACAALFAPLGSTPPFATMWPTLVGLGLAFVVTFQFTLYLLDLYDLRIAAEDRTRGYRFLKAAGVTAMVAGGVMLLLPLALPVVLPPGTLLGGAMGALAGTLVVRVSIRALVGEPDAVLVVGDGLKARAVASAIEDGGEGSFRVVALVDPRKVEEPLDAMASRLNASYVVQAADDMRGANWVDSLLRCRLDGRRVYDAAGFCERVLRRIPVQFLRASDFAFADEMTVSPMRRAFKRVFDVAVASLLLLMASPFLILVALAIKLDSKGPVFYRQDRVGLGGKAYPLWKFRSMRTDAEKNGAVWARSNDDRVTRVGKFIRKTRIDEIPQVFNVLLGHMSFVGPRPERPVFTEQLKQQIPFYGVREAVKPGITGWAQIRYPYGASVEDARNKLEFDLYYVKNGSLFLDVGIIFHTVRHVLLGRGAR; the protein is encoded by the coding sequence GTGCTTCGCGTTTTCCATCACTACTTTTCAGCCAAGAAGTTGACGTTCTTCCTTGCCGAGTCCTCGGCGATCGCGCTGGCCTGTGTCGCGGGTGCCGCGGCCTGCGCGGCCCTCTTCGCGCCCCTGGGTTCCACGCCCCCGTTCGCCACGATGTGGCCGACGCTGGTGGGACTGGGCCTGGCCTTCGTCGTCACCTTCCAGTTCACGCTGTACCTGTTGGACCTGTACGACCTGCGCATCGCGGCCGAGGACCGGACGCGCGGCTACCGCTTCCTCAAGGCCGCGGGCGTCACCGCCATGGTGGCGGGCGGGGTGATGCTGCTCTTGCCGCTGGCCCTGCCGGTGGTGCTGCCTCCCGGGACGCTGCTGGGCGGCGCGATGGGCGCCCTGGCCGGCACCCTGGTGGTGCGCGTCTCCATCCGGGCGCTGGTGGGGGAGCCCGACGCGGTGCTCGTCGTCGGTGACGGCCTCAAGGCCCGCGCGGTGGCGAGCGCGATTGAAGATGGCGGCGAGGGGTCCTTCCGCGTGGTGGCCCTGGTGGACCCGCGCAAGGTGGAGGAGCCGCTGGACGCGATGGCGTCCCGCCTCAACGCCTCCTACGTGGTGCAGGCCGCGGACGACATGCGCGGCGCCAACTGGGTGGACTCGCTCTTGCGCTGCCGGCTGGACGGGCGGCGGGTGTACGACGCGGCGGGCTTCTGCGAGCGCGTGCTGCGCCGCATCCCGGTGCAGTTCCTGCGCGCCAGCGACTTCGCCTTCGCGGATGAGATGACGGTGTCGCCCATGCGCCGGGCCTTCAAGCGCGTGTTCGACGTGGCGGTGGCGTCGCTGCTCCTGCTGATGGCGTCGCCCTTCCTCATCCTGGTGGCGCTGGCCATCAAGCTGGACTCCAAGGGCCCCGTCTTCTACCGGCAGGACCGCGTGGGCCTGGGCGGCAAGGCGTATCCGCTCTGGAAGTTCCGCAGCATGCGCACCGACGCGGAGAAGAACGGCGCGGTGTGGGCGCGCTCCAACGACGACCGCGTCACGCGGGTGGGCAAGTTCATCCGCAAGACGCGCATCGACGAGATTCCCCAGGTGTTCAACGTGCTCTTGGGCCACATGAGCTTCGTGGGCCCGCGTCCGGAGCGTCCCGTCTTCACCGAGCAGCTCAAGCAGCAGATTCCGTTCTACGGCGTGCGCGAGGCGGTGAAGCCTGGCATCACGGGGTGGGCGCAGATCCGCTACCCCTACGGGGCCTCCGTGGAGGACGCGCGCAACAAGCTGGAGTTCGACCTGTACTACGTGAAGAACGGGTCGCTGTTCCTGGACGTCGGCATTATCTTCCACACCGTCCGGCACGTGCTGTTGGGGCGGGGTGCTCGGTAG
- a CDS encoding gluconeogenesis factor YvcK family protein: protein MVGMDVDAPLSESWSQDDARNKAQNVERNELLQAPKHRPTRIVAMGGGTGLPMVLKGLARRAAPKGGQPGVDITAVVAMSDDGGSSGRLRRQHGALPPGDIRNCLVALAGGKSALKDVFQYRFGGARGLAGHAVGNLLIAALAELKGDFLEAVRLSGELLGAQGQVLPSTLASVQLVAQMHDDTEVVGERNICRAQGRVRRVSLSPRSPPPVDGLLESIYTADLIAIGPGSLYSSVLPNLLVDGVAQALKETRALKVMVANLMTQPGETDGMNCLDHVQAVIDHVGPVLDAVLVNGRAPSDESIQRYARKGSYMVTAETRELLSSGVIPVQADLLKEGSKIRHDSRKVAACLLKMARSGL, encoded by the coding sequence ATGGTGGGCATGGATGTGGATGCGCCGTTGTCGGAGTCGTGGAGCCAGGACGACGCGCGCAACAAGGCGCAGAACGTCGAGCGCAACGAGCTGCTGCAGGCCCCGAAGCACCGCCCGACGCGCATCGTCGCGATGGGCGGCGGCACGGGCCTCCCCATGGTGCTCAAGGGGCTGGCCCGCCGCGCGGCCCCCAAGGGTGGCCAGCCCGGCGTGGACATCACCGCGGTCGTGGCGATGAGCGACGACGGCGGCAGCTCCGGCCGCCTGCGCCGCCAGCACGGCGCGCTGCCACCGGGCGACATCCGCAACTGCCTGGTGGCGCTCGCGGGTGGCAAGAGCGCGCTCAAGGACGTGTTCCAGTACCGCTTCGGCGGCGCGCGGGGCCTCGCCGGCCACGCGGTGGGCAACCTGCTCATCGCCGCGCTCGCGGAATTGAAGGGTGACTTCCTGGAGGCGGTGCGGCTGTCCGGGGAGCTGCTGGGCGCGCAGGGCCAGGTGCTGCCCAGCACGCTCGCGTCGGTGCAGCTCGTCGCGCAGATGCACGACGACACGGAGGTCGTGGGCGAGCGCAACATCTGCCGCGCCCAGGGCCGCGTGCGCCGCGTGTCGCTCAGCCCCCGCTCGCCGCCCCCGGTGGACGGCCTGCTGGAGTCCATCTACACGGCGGACCTCATCGCCATCGGGCCGGGCTCGCTGTACTCGAGCGTGCTGCCCAACCTGCTGGTGGACGGCGTGGCCCAGGCGCTGAAGGAGACGCGCGCCCTGAAGGTCATGGTGGCCAACCTGATGACCCAGCCGGGTGAGACGGACGGCATGAACTGCCTGGACCACGTGCAGGCCGTCATCGACCACGTGGGGCCGGTGCTGGACGCGGTGCTCGTCAACGGCCGGGCGCCGTCCGACGAGTCCATCCAGCGCTATGCGCGCAAGGGCTCCTACATGGTCACGGCGGAGACGCGGGAGCTCTTGTCCTCCGGCGTGATTCCGGTGCAGGCGGACCTGCTCAAGGAGGGGTCCAAGATCCGACACGACAGCCGCAAGGTCGCCGCCTGCCTGCTGAAGATGGCGCGCAGCGGGTTGTAG
- a CDS encoding GNAT family N-acetyltransferase: MEAIKLQAGPQVVEVNDRAAFMTLEAEWNQLVETTSNELFYRHEFLRLWLDNFAAGARMRVLLLRGEDGTLTGALPLVEERTSLYGVPVRQLTSAANAHSCRFDVLAREPDAAARAFLSHLRQTGGWDVLRLTDVPDGGVGFRLLEAAKQGGLPVGEWESLQSPYVPLPAKKDAYFASLPSKFKANCRRRRRKLEEKGKVTFERVSGGLDLEGTLEEGLLLEQSGWKGANGTAMAQDAKTRGFYTELARDSAYRERLALYFLRLDGRAVAFQYGLEYGGRYFLLKPGYDESLKECSPGQLLMEEVLGHCLERGLTEFDFLGPDMVWKRDWTDQVRRHTWLYVFNDTAFGRALCAAKFRWVPAAKEVVARWKR; this comes from the coding sequence ATGGAAGCCATCAAACTGCAAGCCGGCCCGCAGGTCGTGGAAGTCAACGACCGGGCGGCCTTCATGACCCTGGAAGCCGAGTGGAACCAGCTGGTGGAGACGACCTCCAACGAGCTGTTCTACCGGCACGAGTTCCTGCGGCTGTGGCTGGACAACTTCGCCGCCGGGGCGCGCATGCGCGTGCTGCTGCTGCGCGGCGAGGACGGAACGCTCACCGGCGCGCTGCCGCTGGTGGAGGAGCGCACCTCCCTGTACGGCGTGCCGGTGCGCCAGCTCACCTCCGCGGCCAACGCGCACTCCTGCCGCTTCGACGTGCTGGCGCGTGAGCCGGACGCCGCGGCGCGGGCCTTCCTGTCGCACCTGCGTCAGACGGGCGGCTGGGACGTGCTGCGGCTGACGGACGTGCCGGACGGCGGCGTGGGCTTCCGCCTGCTGGAGGCCGCGAAGCAGGGCGGCCTGCCTGTGGGCGAGTGGGAGTCCCTGCAGTCGCCGTACGTGCCGCTGCCCGCGAAGAAGGACGCGTACTTCGCGTCGCTGCCGTCCAAGTTCAAGGCCAACTGCCGCCGCCGCCGCCGCAAGCTGGAGGAGAAGGGGAAGGTCACCTTCGAGCGGGTCTCCGGCGGGCTGGACCTGGAGGGCACCCTGGAGGAGGGGCTGCTGCTGGAGCAGAGCGGCTGGAAGGGCGCCAATGGCACGGCCATGGCGCAGGACGCGAAGACGCGGGGCTTCTACACGGAGCTGGCGCGGGACTCGGCCTACCGCGAGCGGCTGGCGCTGTACTTCCTGCGCCTGGACGGGCGCGCGGTGGCGTTCCAGTACGGCCTGGAATACGGCGGGCGCTACTTCCTCTTGAAGCCCGGCTACGACGAGAGCCTGAAGGAGTGCAGCCCGGGGCAGCTCCTCATGGAGGAGGTGCTGGGGCACTGCCTGGAGCGCGGGCTGACCGAGTTCGATTTCCTGGGGCCGGACATGGTGTGGAAGCGCGACTGGACGGATCAGGTCCGCAGGCACACCTGGCTCTACGTGTTCAACGACACCGCCTTCGGCCGGGCCCTGTGCGCGGCGAAGTTCCGGTGGGTACCGGCTGCGAAAGAGGTGGTGGCGAGATGGAAGCGGTGA
- a CDS encoding DegT/DnrJ/EryC1/StrS family aminotransferase — MEAVKTSDKLFVPSLPTLWPGMLMAPPRPGALPPFSSPNARYFYFARNAVWLTMKMLRLDGGEVLMPAYHHGVEVEAVVDAGATPRFYRVGSRWDVDVADVAKRITPKTRALYLIHYAGFPGPVDAMRKLADEHGIPLIEDCALSLLSSDGATPLGTTGDVGIFCLYKTLPVPNGGALVVNGKRSYSLPEPPAPPVASTFSHTISALLQNLELRGGAVGRGLRGLVRSVGHGTVKAASIERVATGTQHFDRRHVDLGMSPLTKRIALAQDLEGIVEARRRNYFLLLGRLRDVSPPLFNQLPAGVSPLFYPMVVQDKETLLAKLREKGIDAIDFWKRFHPACDPTEFPEVAQLRRTILEIPCHQDLSPEVMGQVAEVVREALKSERRPSKRAS; from the coding sequence ATGGAAGCGGTGAAGACGTCCGACAAGCTGTTCGTTCCGTCCCTGCCCACGCTGTGGCCGGGCATGCTGATGGCCCCGCCGCGCCCGGGGGCGCTGCCGCCGTTCTCGTCGCCCAACGCGCGGTACTTCTACTTCGCGCGCAACGCCGTCTGGCTGACCATGAAGATGCTGCGCCTGGACGGCGGCGAGGTGCTGATGCCCGCCTACCACCACGGCGTGGAGGTGGAGGCCGTGGTGGACGCGGGCGCGACGCCGCGCTTCTACCGCGTGGGCAGCCGCTGGGACGTGGACGTGGCGGACGTGGCGAAGCGGATCACTCCGAAGACGCGCGCGCTCTACCTCATCCACTACGCGGGCTTCCCGGGGCCGGTGGACGCCATGCGCAAGCTGGCGGACGAGCACGGCATCCCGCTGATCGAGGACTGCGCGCTGTCCCTGCTGTCGTCCGACGGCGCGACGCCGCTGGGCACCACGGGCGACGTGGGCATCTTCTGCCTCTACAAGACCCTGCCGGTACCCAATGGGGGTGCGCTGGTCGTCAACGGCAAGCGCTCGTACAGCCTGCCGGAGCCGCCCGCGCCGCCGGTGGCGTCCACCTTCAGCCACACCATCTCCGCGCTCCTCCAGAACCTGGAGCTGCGCGGCGGGGCGGTGGGCCGCGGCCTGCGCGGCCTGGTGCGCTCGGTGGGGCACGGCACGGTGAAGGCCGCGAGCATCGAGCGCGTGGCCACGGGCACGCAGCACTTCGACCGGCGGCACGTGGACCTGGGCATGAGCCCGCTGACGAAGCGGATTGCCCTGGCGCAGGACCTGGAGGGCATCGTCGAGGCGCGGCGCCGCAACTACTTCCTCCTGCTGGGTCGGCTGCGCGACGTGTCTCCGCCGCTCTTCAACCAGCTGCCCGCGGGCGTCAGCCCCCTGTTCTACCCGATGGTGGTGCAGGACAAGGAGACGCTGCTGGCGAAGCTGCGCGAGAAGGGCATCGACGCCATCGACTTCTGGAAGCGCTTCCATCCCGCGTGCGACCCGACGGAGTTCCCGGAGGTGGCGCAGCTGCGGCGCACCATCCTGGAGATCCCCTGCCACCAGGACCTGTCGCCGGAGGTGATGGGGCAGGTGGCGGAGGTGGTCCGGGAGGCGCTCAAGTCCGAGCGCCGTCCGAGCAAGCGCGCGTCGTGA
- a CDS encoding GNAT family N-acetyltransferase, protein MIREDELTSGPRLTPRLDVAAVGSASQLAGMRAEWNSLLDASNAGPFNAWEWLYPWCRRIAPEVRPLVLTARDRLGTLVGLLPLGLEHRWVNGMRVRRLGFLGETHVGSDYLDVVARKGREAEVARAFFNVLQGLRDEWDVLDLTDLREGSTTLGVAREVFGDVRVSERYVCPYETLVPGEPFDAFLKRTGRRDNYLRRRKWLEKQDGYRIERTDAPGQLAGPMTDFFRLHALRWSSDGGSQGIKGAGVEAFHRDATQWLAERGRLRMYTMKVGGQAVASVYGILHGQTFVYFQSGYDPAWRNRSVGLVLVGETFKDAIEMGLTEYDFLRGTETYKSDWVTKQRQTVSLRAHGAGFAGEWFTRSEEWARQTRNAVKGVLSDELVEKVRRFRRRKAAVD, encoded by the coding sequence GTGATCCGCGAAGACGAGTTGACGTCGGGTCCAAGGTTGACGCCGCGGCTGGACGTGGCGGCGGTGGGCAGTGCCTCGCAGCTGGCGGGGATGCGGGCGGAGTGGAACTCGCTGCTGGACGCGAGCAACGCCGGTCCGTTCAACGCCTGGGAGTGGCTGTACCCGTGGTGCCGGCGCATCGCGCCCGAGGTGCGGCCGCTGGTGCTGACGGCCCGCGACAGGCTGGGCACGCTGGTGGGCCTCTTGCCGCTGGGGCTGGAGCACCGCTGGGTGAACGGCATGCGCGTGCGGCGCCTGGGCTTCCTGGGTGAGACGCACGTGGGCAGCGACTACCTGGACGTGGTGGCGCGCAAGGGCCGCGAGGCGGAGGTGGCCCGGGCGTTCTTCAACGTGCTCCAGGGGCTGCGCGATGAGTGGGACGTGCTGGACCTGACGGACCTGCGCGAGGGCTCGACGACGCTCGGCGTGGCGCGCGAGGTGTTTGGCGACGTGCGCGTGTCGGAGCGCTACGTGTGCCCGTACGAGACGCTGGTGCCGGGAGAGCCGTTCGACGCGTTCCTCAAGCGCACGGGCCGCCGGGACAACTACCTGCGCCGGCGCAAGTGGCTGGAGAAGCAGGACGGCTACCGCATCGAGCGCACGGACGCGCCGGGCCAGCTTGCCGGGCCGATGACGGACTTCTTCCGGCTGCACGCGCTGCGCTGGTCCTCGGACGGTGGCTCCCAGGGCATCAAGGGCGCCGGCGTGGAGGCCTTCCACCGGGACGCGACGCAGTGGCTGGCGGAGCGGGGCCGGCTGCGGATGTACACGATGAAGGTGGGCGGCCAGGCGGTGGCGTCCGTCTACGGCATCCTGCATGGCCAGACGTTCGTGTACTTCCAGTCCGGGTATGACCCGGCGTGGCGCAACCGCAGCGTGGGCCTGGTGCTGGTGGGCGAGACGTTCAAGGACGCCATCGAGATGGGCCTGACAGAGTACGACTTCCTGCGAGGCACGGAGACGTACAAGTCCGACTGGGTGACGAAGCAGCGCCAGACGGTGTCGCTGCGCGCCCACGGCGCGGGCTTCGCGGGCGAGTGGTTCACCCGCTCCGAGGAGTGGGCCCGTCAGACGCGC